TTAAATCCAACCCCATCTCCACTGAGATCAAATCCAGTGAAATAAAAGCAAAAAAGGCAGAAATCACTTTCTGCCTTTTTCTTTGCTATCAAGAGTTTATAGATCGGTTCATCTTCTCTTGAGAAAGAAAACCAATACATTACCCTCGGTAGTGCTTGAGAGAAGTTCATTGCCAGTCTGCTTTGCGAATGCAGGAAAGTCATGAGCCGCACCAGAATCCGTCGCCTTCACTTTGAGCACTTCGCCAGATTGCATCGTAGCTAAAGCTTTCTTGGTGCGCAAAATAGGAAGTGGGCAGTTCATGCCAATCGCATCTACCTCGAGATTAAATTCGATGGCATCACTCACTTGGAAGCCACCCAATCTTTGACGCCAGCCAATGCCGCGCCCAATTTA
The genomic region above belongs to Polynucleobacter sp. AP-Ainpum-60-G11 and contains:
- a CDS encoding sulfurtransferase TusA family protein, which codes for MEFNLEVDAIGMNCPLPILRTKKALATMQSGEVLKVKATDSGAAHDFPAFAKQTGNELLSSTTEGNVLVFFLKRR